In Rosa rugosa chromosome 4, drRosRugo1.1, whole genome shotgun sequence, the genomic stretch TAGTCAGACTTCCCCCATGGACAACTCTTGAACCATGCTTTGCGTTGAGAATCAGTTGCGAAGCATGTGAAATCGATGTAAAATCATTTGCAACACGAAGTGTTTGACAAAGAATCTCCCCTCCTACTTTGATTAAAATAGAGGTTAGCATCACAAAGAACTTtactaaaatataaaataataaaccTCCCGAAGAAACAATACAGAGGGCTGAGAGATCATGGCTGATGGATTAACTTTATTTCCAAACTGAATACTAACCatatttgcagagacgatccaTCCAGATGATAAGAAAATGCCAATGcaagttgaagaagaaatcaaACAGAGATGATAGAATATATGTGATCTCAGTAAAGGCTTTATTTATTGCACCAGAATGTCCGACAAACTGACCGACCATACAGGTGGTATAAACCTGTATGCACAACATAACTGCTGGACATTTTATAAATATTTACAGGAAAGAACACCAAAGACCAGACTCCAAATGCTAACTATGCCCCTAACCTTGATATACCACCATACTGTTACACTAAAGTCTTTTAGGCACTTGAGGGTTCCCTCCATTCGAACCAATGAATGAGAACTTCTATCGCTATATATATCAAACCCACTATTGACTAAACAAGCTAAGAAGCAAAGGACACAAGACAGACAGACCTGCAGAGAAACTCTGCCAACTACTGAGACCGAACCAAATAACAAAGTTGAGAAATAGCCTTACATCCAGTTCTTGGGCATCAAGTAAGACTTCACTGGCACAGATGAATCACTTCCCATGATGTTTGTGTTGGCAGTATCTGAACCACCTGCAAGCAGCGCCATCAGACTTCCCCCATGGACACGGCCTTCTGGAACAATGACTGAAGGTTGACCAACGGAGTTAGCACCATGCTTCAGATCAGAGCAGCTTCTGCTTACTGTAGTAGCTATGCTCCCAATAGTCATGGCTTCATCAACATTCATTTCATCAACTTCTTTCACCTTTTCCAACTTTCCAAGTTTAGGTTCCTGAACTATAGGCCCCAGGGTAACACCTCCATGGACCCTCTTATCCTGAACCAGACCACTATGGAGTGCACAAAGACCTGTCTTCCCCCTTGCAAATGAGTTGCAAGGACCCACAGCTTGGCGCCCATAAACAGACCCAGGATGGCCCCAAGAGCATCTCTTTCCTCCACCATGTGCCTTGCAGAAGTCAGTACTGCCTTGTGCACTCTTGCCACACCCTTCAAACTTGCATCTTTTGCCTCCACCATGTCGGACACAGTAGTCAGTCCGTCCCCTTGCACTCTTTGTACACTCAGGCATGGCACATCGCTTGCCACCCCCATGTGCCACACAGAAATTGGTACCTCCATGCACACTCTTTGTACAATGCCCACCACCTTGGAATGCACACCTCTTCCCTCCCCCATGGCCCTTGCAATAGGGTGTGCTCCCTTCCGCTCCCTTGGTGCAACCTGGAGCAGTGCATCGTTTCCCTCCACCATGAGCCTTGCAGAACATTGTGCTCCCTTGTGCCCCTTTTGTGCATCCTATAGCCTGGCATCTGCGACCACCTCCATGTGAGATGCAAAGGCCTGAGAGTCCCTCGGCACTTTTGGTGCAATTTTCTCTTTGACATCTCTTGCCGCCACCGTGACGGATGCACAATCCTGATTTGCCTCTGGCAGCTCTTGTGCAACCATCATGACTGCATCTCCGACCACCACCATGGGCAATACAAAAATCCGTGCGTCCTTCTGCACTCTTGGTGCACCCCAGGAATTCACATCGCCGGCCACCACCATGAGCCTTACAATACACTGTGCGGCCCTCAGCACCCTTGTGGCAGCCAGCTCTCTGACACCTCCTACCACCACCATGAGATATGCAGCGGCCCGAAGCACCTCTGGCACCCTTTCCACATCCCTCAACCTGACACGTCTTTGAATTGGAGCTGCGATGATGTGGCTGTTGTCTGTGTGTGATCGCAGAAGTACATGTGACTGAGCTATTTGGTGTGGTCAATATGCTTGATGAGATGTCTGGAACAGTAGGAATGGAATCAAGTTTATTTGGAACTGGTTTGAAAAGGAAATGAGCCCCTGGGTTCAGTGAAGTCTGGAATGGCTTAACGGCAACCCCTGACTTCCAGTGGCATGAAGTTGATACTTCATCTGCATTTTGGGCCCCGCCAATCGCTGGTGGCATCTCCATGCCTGAAAGAACAGAAGTAGAACTACGATCCACAGAAGTGATTGCAGATTCAGAGAGCACAGTTGAGAGACTTAACTCCAAGTCAACCTTAGGCTGGAGGTCTGGTGCGGCCAGGTTTGAAGTAGCAGGTTTCTTCAGGCTAGGTACCATTTCATTTCCAAGATGCAAAGAAAAGTCCAGTTCAAGATCCATTGAGGACTCCTCATCGGTTTCTTTGGCCGAAGACATTGTAGTGCAAACAGTTGCTGAACTCCCCTTGCTGTCTGAAGAACTTGGTGAATGGCCAAGCCCAAGAGACAGTGAAGAGCGAACATGTTGGTTCAAGGATCCATCAATCACACTCCACTTCCGTTTGGTTCCTTTAGGGCTTGACATGTAACTGATCGAAGAACCAGGGGAATTGAGCCGTAAGATGGTATCTGTGCAATAGTCACCTCCAGATCTGCAAACTGGCACTGAATTGCCCAAGATCTTGAAAATATTTGAGGAGTAATTAGCAGCAAAACCCAGGTTCTGAGACCTATTGTCCATTAAGTAACGGCTATTGGAATAATATTATACACAAGACTAATCAAATTGCAACGACTTCTGAGCTAAACAAATTTATCTACAAATTAGGGTTAGATGTCTCTGAAAAAGTACATCCCACCCCCACTAACAAATCCTGATGTATCGCGGCGATCCATTTTAAACGGAGCTTTAAACCAGACTTTCAGTAATCAGTTGCTGCAATACATATATCTCAGAAAACCAGATTCCCTTGCAACATCCTTATGGAAATCGAGCATCCTGCTTCAGAACAAATTGAAATGTTAGACCGAGGAATTATCATATAACAAAACTACCCACAAAGGAAAAGAATCCATAAAAGGAAAGAACATAATTGTTTCCACGAGGATAAAACCCAATTCATTTGTCAAAAAGAACATATAGAGTTCAAAACAAATGCTAATAAACCATTTCTAGCAAAGAGTAAAGGAGAAAACAGTAGCGCAAACCAAAAAAATCTGggatttgaaattctaaatgCTCCCTCTATAGATTCAAATACATGATATCCGAAACCAAACAATTCACCAAAGAAAATAACCAGAACAGAAAAGTGCGAACGAACCAACGGATTTTGGGTATTGGAACTAAAAAGGATTTCAAGTTCAAAATGCTCCCCGAATAGATTTAAACACATGAAAATCCAAAAGCGAACCAATCACCAAAAGAATGCAGACTCTGCAAACATATTCTTTTCGATACTCAGGCACACAGAATGGTGAACACAAAACTCTCCATCCCTCGGCCCGGTCCGACCCCTAATTTAAAACACAAGGAAACTCTTGTTCCACAATCATCATAGTTGCACCGAAAAATCGAAAGAAAGAAACTAGCTGATATATAGATAAGATAGTCGAATAAACACAGTACACACAATCTCAAATTCAACACAAATCTAATCATAACAGGACACTTGAAAGGTTGAGAAACACTGTGAAACAAATCATAAACCACACAAATGCAATACTCACAAACAAATCTAGACCAAGAACTTGAGAGCACTCAGATGCGAAAACAACCACACACAAAGCGAAGGTAAAATCAAGAAAAGATAGAGCTACGCTATGCTCTGCTCTATTTAGCTGGCAAGAATTCATAGTTGATAACGCTCTTTCATGCCGAAATCTGCTCACTGGAAGCTGCTAAATTACAACCCAAAAACCACATCTTTTTCGATAAAAAACAATCGAAACCGAACAAAAAGCAGACTTCTTTTTCAATCAAAGGGGGCTGAATTACACACGAAATTGAACACAAACGGAGAGAAAGAGCTCAACAACAGAGAGCCGAAGAAGTAGCAATACGATTCGGCAATTGacgcaagaaaagaaaagaaaaggttcGAAATTTACCTCCGGATTTGGATTCGGGGTCGATGGGTTGCGCAGTGGGAGCTAGGGTTTTAGGAGGCGCCGGCTGCAGAGAGAGAGTGGACGAGTCGGCGAGGAGAGAGAGGTGAGAGGGAGATGCGGAAATGACGAAGCGAAGAGGGTGCGCGTGttattaagaaaagaaagggCTTGGGGGAGCGCACGTGGAAAAACACAGACGAGTTAACCAGGGTTACTTGCTTTGTCAGAAATATCACATTAATTGCTATTtaactttctgttttttttttcagtttcttttctctctttccacCAAAATCTTCCATTTATGTCATCGAAATTTATGATAATCTTGCATTTATGTCGCAACGAGAAATATAATCTTCCATTTCTGTTTCATTTAACAATTTCATGATCTTCTCATTATGTATTTTATCCTTTTTTGTCCTTCAAATCTTCCGTTTACACTATTCATATCGAATGCATTACGTAAGATTTATTTAGTGTTTTGGATTTAAAGTGTAAGATTGCGAGTTTAAAGAATGAAGCATATAGAGATTACTTAAATTCGGCCGAAAACACGATGTACACGACAAGTTTGTTACGTACAATGTCAGTATTATTTGGCTTTATtaattagggctaaatactggttactaccctgtggtttaggtccaaaatcaattcagtcactggacttctaatttcatcaaaaacacccatgtactttcaattttgatctaataggtctaattcgttaatattctgctatgggttcaacttatagttgaattatttgatgaaaaactttttatttgattgatttctaatagtgagacccactcataaattgactatgcatgtcaactcaacaccacatcataaaacataggccatatatgagccatgtcaacaagttaaatgactcaattatcggaagactaacagattggacctattagatcaaaattgaaactgcaggggtgtttttgataaaattagaagtctagggactgaattgattttggacctaaaccacagggtagtaaccagtatttagccctattaaTTACCTATGTTACTGATTATACCGCATGTCATGCAAGTGAATTGCATGTGAAGTGAAAATCAGGGGAGAGAATGACGAGGTTCAAACTCTAATGGTTAGGAGTGATGCTCCCATGTACACGACAAGTTTGTTATGTTCAATATCGATGTTCTTTGTCTTTATTAGTCACTTGAAATCACTTATCATAAGGCATATAGTGAAAATGAATTGCATGTGAGATGAAAATCCAGGAAAGAATGCTCCCATGTACACGACAAGTCTGTTACGTACAATGTCGCTattctgtggctttattaatcactTAAGTTATTGATCATAACGTGTGTCGTGAAAATGAATTGCATGTGAGATTAAAATCCGGGAAAGAATGACAAAAATCTAACTCTAAAGGTTAGGAGTAATGCTCCCATGTACACAACAAGTCTGTTACGTACAATGTCGGTattttgtggctttattaatcactTAAGTTATTGATCATAACGCGTGTCGTGCAAATGAATTGCATGTGAAGTGAAAATCCGGAAAAGAATGACAAACGTCCAAACTCTAAAGGCTAGGAGTAATGCTCCCATGTACACGACAAGTCTATTACGTACAGTATCGGCATTCTTTGGTTTTATTCATTACTTAAGTCAGTGATCACAACATGTTTCCTTTGAGTGAATTGTGTGTGAAGCCCAagtacccttttttttttagagtaatagtcagccactttattgataataataataagaaacattacaacttatagatgtagaaactacatcagaaaataaaataacaagaagTTATGCTCAAAACgatattttgagttttgtatTCCATTTACTATAGAAATTTTAAGAGATTCAGCGAGATAATAAatttaataaattaaattaatatTTTCAACGGATAAGCATAACATCATTGACGAATACATAAATGAGATGAAAACACATGGTCTTTATTGAGTGATGTGTAAAATAATTGTGTTCACACCATCTACATCACTACATGTGTATTTTGGTTAGACCAAAGAGTCAAGTAAATGTTCTTGTCCTCTCATTTACTACAAAGTCAAGGTCTTGTGCAATCgtatttgagttttttttttatgagacaTGAGCTGCGGAGTATGTACATCACAAGTTCATGATAGATTGAAAGCAagttaaaataaaataactaaAATTGTGGAATAGAGAGGTAGAATTACTGACATGTTAGGGTTAATAGTAACTCTTGACTTGGGGCAACCTTATCTGCAGATAAGTTAGGGTTTGGCTCTATTGAAGGGGAGCGACAGGTAATAATACTAGGATCAGCCCTTTCCCAAGGTGATTAACCCTGGTTAGCTCTAAACCCAAGTTAAACTGGAGGGGTTGGTCAGATGGGTGGGAATGAATGCGTTCAAGTTTAACGCACATGTTTAACCGCCGCCGCACGATGCCAAAGACCCTTCCTTCGGGCGGTCACGCTTGTTCGCGACTTCCGATGCACCCCCGCGTGGCGATACGACATCGAGAGCTGGTTTGGTCTCCGCCACGTCGACTCCTCCCTGACGTCATTATTATTTGTtaatatcctttttttttatttttcttttccctctgatttttatttttcttccttcgGCAGCGGCTCGTCACCTCTCTTTGTGCTTCCCCCCCCGATCCGGGTGGGCCCCACGCGGGGGTGGGGATTGGACGATGAGACCCTTGATAAACCGCGGACCGGATTCGCTCGCTGTTTTATTATATAAAGAGTTTCAGAGGGGCCGCGGCGGTTAGCCCGGACACGGAGAACTCCCTCAACCACGCGCTCGGCCAGCGCGTCCGGAAAGGGCATGCGAGCGACGTCGTTTTCGGAGCAAAAGTTGAAAACCATCCACGTAACGGAAATCCCTTGATATTTACCCCCAAAACGGGGAGGCTCTTCAGGAAAAAGAGTGGTGGTGGCTCTGCTGGGAGTCTGGGACAAGATCATGACCCactttttaccttttttttgtttttgtttttggccaAAGTTTAAGTCAGATTTTTAACCGTTGAAAAAAGGCCAAAAAATTTATTCGATTATGTTATTGTGTCGACACTCGACACATAAGAATTGCAAGTTGAGCTATGCACCGCCGGAATAGGTCTCTTCTCATAGGTGGTCCGGGAAAGTGCTGAAAGATATAGCACCGCACCGACCCTCGATGGGGATTGGTCGGATGTGTGAATTACTTTTTACCTGTCATAACTAACCTCCCTTACCTGTATGGTTGCAATCTCCCAGATCATTTTGTTTCGACTTCAGCCTATAGTtttcacaaaaaagaaaagaaaaaagcattGTCAATATATCTAGAAGGTTGGTATAAATATGTTATATATGGATTCTCAACACAAATCACAAATATTCATCGTATAAAAATACTGCGAACTAAAAAAGATAGTTATTTCACCTATGAAACATCTAAACTTATCAAGAATGCTATAATATTTGGTTGGTAAAATATTTGAACTCTGATGAATACCAACATATATAGTTCGAATACATAAGTGCTAACATCTCAAGACATCATCGAGGGTCATGAGCCAAAGAGACGCCTTGTCATTATCTATCTTGCGCTGGCAATCGCTGATGAAATTGACTATGTGTGTCTCGTCGTGATGATGTTACGAAGGACATCAAGACTAGTCCACATACCCAATAACCTGAATGATTAGCGCCACACCCTTTGTCAGTGAGATGCAACCACACCATTTACCCGATAACTGGTGCGTTGTTTTTTCATGGACGAAATAGCAGAAAATCACTAATCTTTTATCtctaaagggaaaaaaaaaaaaaactagctaaTTAAGTCATTAATTGTACATAGACAACTTTAATCTACTCTTTACAACAAATGAGctaaaaagaggaaaaagacgTCGTCCAGAGAAGACCTAGTAACTTCGTACCAAAAATAAGTGTGTTACATCATTCATGATTCATATTCGATCCCATAGCTTCAAAATGCATATCTTTTATtccttccttcaaaaaaaatatcttttatatacatatatattggtGGATGCATCGATCGAGGTGCTTTGTTACAATGAAGAATATGCTCTTCTCAGATTCGGCCTTCAGTAAGGTGGCACGTGAGATGCACGAGCCAATCATGCATGCGAAAACAGTGAAagtgaaatgatgaattttgacTGCATTGCTGGGTTGGCTCTGCGGATCATTTTAGGGAAGGAAAGGATAACTTCTCATTGACCTCCGTGCATACATGGTCCCACAAGATCTTCTTAGCTTCAAAAAATCGCTCTCATGGTTCATACGTAGCAAAGGTTAAAGAACATACAATCATTTTCTGTTAATTCAAAGAGTAATAATGATCTGCATCACTGCATGGCCATTTTCGAGATATTTGATATCACCACATATGTTTCACATCATCTAATATAAGTTATGTTAGATTGAGATTTTTGTTCGTATTTTGGCGATGAATAACAATTTGCTCACATATATATAGTTAGCAATAGCAGAGATGTAGGTCGGTATCTCTTCTATCTATCCCGGCCAATATCAATTTTCTATCTTGATCAAGCCGGCCACATTTTGATTTGCATATCAACTTCGATCGAGTTTGTGCACGACCAGACATATTCTTAGACACACGTTAGGTGTTTGAATTATTTCAAAAAGACACTATGTACGTACTTTAGGATGAATTTAGGTAAAAGGGTCATTTAATTTTCTGAAATATATATTGCCCCAAACCGAGAAAAAGAGCGATTCAGGCAAGTGCATGTTCCGAGTTCAAACTCAGAATAAAGAGTTACAATTACATATAGCTCTAGGCACAACTAGAAGGAAGTTCGACCATGCATGAAAAAGAAACGAATTTAGGAAGGTGGAGCATTTGACAGGGAGAAGAGCATGAGCAACAGCCAAATGAGGCCAGGAGTGTACGGAGGCAAAGTGGAAAGAGAGGCTCAATGAAAAAAGCAGGGTGGGAGAGGCATGCAATAGTGGGGCTTGTCTGCCTCCACAATCATCCTTTTTACGACTTTTGATTCTCCATGAACAAAAATAGCTATTTAAGCTTTACTGATGGGCTAGGGTTTGCCACGTCCCTTGGTTTTCTGCAACTTCTAGCTCTTATACGTGTACTCATTCTCAATCTTCAACGATTCATGTGTAATGCAAAACTCTATTATGTTAAGTTCAATATTTATGTTAGATGTATTGAGAGTCGTTAAAATTTAATAGTCAATATATTAAAGTTGAGTTAGCGATAAAGTTAAATAAAATGAATATAACAAGTGTGTGAGCATCATACACCATAAATCACAAGCAACAAAAGAATCGGTTACTATCTCAACCAAAGACACAGGTCGTAGGCAACAGCTATCCTGCATAATCAAGGAAACAGATCAAAAACGACTTGAGATAAAAGGACTTCTTTACGGTGCAAGTTACTGCCAATTAGAGCGATGGCAAAAGTGATATTAGCAGTAGGGTTTGATCAGGTGGCATGGCAATTAAGATAAGAAAATTCCTTTTTAACCCATGTAGGGCAAGGTTCAACCTGGGAAAGTATTAAAGGCATAAAACTGAAAATCTAGGGTTAGATGAACGTGCTCGCCAGTCCAGCTAAAACAGCTTTTCCCAAAAGCATGTAGACCAGGATGCTAGCTTTAAATTTGACCCATCTATGGTTGCTCAATAATTTTGATACTTATATTCTTCGTGTAGTAGTACACATATTCCAAATGGTTCAAAACCAATCCTTCATTGCATTATTATAGAAGAGAATACCAGAATTCAAAAAAAGCCGAAAAGAAGTAATATGCATAGAACATGCATTGTGATTAGCTAGCTAAGTAGATTGAGGGAATTTATGGGCCAATTCAGGACATTTTCAATCCTATTTTCTACTTTAGTGTAAGCAATATACATCAAGTTTATTGTTCTACGCTTTGTGCCAAAACAGTTAATAAGTAGTCAAATCCAAGAGACAATACAATGTCTCCCAACAAAAAGGTCCTATTATATATGTATCATAATTATATTCTTTAATTCTAGCTCCATTTTCATATACTTATGCGATTCGAACCACAACGTACAAACCAAAAAGTCATATATTGACAATTGAACGTTTATATTCTCAAAAAGaacttgaaagaaaagaaaaatcagaaaatagatTAGCCTCAGAAGTATATTATAcagatgagtttttttttttttttttggggggggggggggggtgtttaGTCTAATTCAAATACTACAAAtctttttttgaagggaatgtggatttcattgacGCATGTCAAGATGGTCATTACATATCtttctgctgccttcaactagacagattAAGAAGTTATAACAaaactactgtgatacatagaaatagaccaccTATATTCGAATTAACCGCTCACTGatttaaagtgagcctataaactatggataAAATGGAGACATAGAATATAGGCCCCAACCACATAGGATTGTTAGGTTCCAAAAACAAGGGAACTtagtgtaattagacaaaaaagctaaaaacatagggttgggccaagggcctaaaccctagcccaaatagcaatggactagggcaaaaccctagcccaacagTTTGCGGCCCAACAGGGGTAGTCCACCAAGGAGGCATGCTCCAGGCCTAGCAGCCTGATTCGGGCCCAGTCCACCATCTTCTTCCATTCCCTCGTCGTCCGTCACCTTCCGGCAGTGTTCCAGCCGATCCATACCGCCAACCCCCGTAGACGCGATCCACGCCGCTGACCATCGTCTTCCCGAGCCACGCCGTCGATCTACATCATCATGGAACAACCCCGTCCTCGTTCTGGGTTCTCATAGCCCCACACCACCGTCGATTGAAACTCCAGGCGGCGCCGGCGATCCAAGAGACCTATCGCAAGCACTGGTTACCGACCGGTAACAGCACGATATGATCATCCATCACGAGCCCAGTCGGATCGAAACTGacctgtcacaccccgaattctgaatttaagtaattcatattcgaagcatgaatctcaaataccctgtttataatctcagaatttttttctcaaaatcaactgcacattacacctctcaataattacataaaccaaatcctcaagctacttattacagtacactctcaccaaaacaaattataaagctcaagagagcaaaattctcctcacaaaacaaacgctataaatctaatactaatactctaaaccgcacgatcactgccctgattctcctgacctgtaggattacccgctacacattttaaatagtgtaccgggagttgcaacaacacaaaacccggtaagcttttgacagcccgtatgagtaaacaagaaagaactgttgatttattcaattatatttactataactcaagtaaacaatcaacacactcacaaggtaactccaaaaatcacagaaacatataagtatattctcgatgctttcttttaaaactccacatttgactgatcacaaccaacaaatattgcaacattaatatgtgaaataacattaaagcaaagcatgcttgattctcttttcactaacaccttcacatattagcaatatatcacagatagatatttgatcaggaTAATATAAGCACActtctctttttagtgaattttcggattaactggtaacaaatcacaaatccacgtactagggtatgtctactatacccaaaatacgggtaagccaggttgactggtaacaaatcacaaatccacgtactagggtatgtctactatacccaaagcacgggtaagccgtagcatacagaggacaaatccaaagtatgtatactcaaggaGAACACCtctttcctaagagtataatagtgcactatctatagggactagggcccaggcttaacgtctcataacaccaaaacacatttaccagtaattcatttaagcacggggttgtagaaatcactcggcttcacaattgtacttctcagacataatcaaattcacaaaatacaatctttatgatttatagatcgtatatatgtatatgtacacccacataaagagacatattatttcaagataaatctttatttcttaaaataatttccacataatcacaagtgggcatataaaatagctttcacaccacatgatcaacatttcattattcaacaattaaaatgcgagattaatagcttgaataatatccaatccaatctcaatcatttcatcacaccaatcacacatcaaccaatatatatattccacgtaaatatatatatacgtaatcatccgcacatggatgaccactaataccaactatagttcaagcataaaaaccgtgaaattcatttgtacaataaaatcattttacttacctatggaccgtagttgatcaagtccatatgatttaaaacaaatatttattccacaaatattttcacacaattgcgataaaaataaagtaattaaatttattcggttcgtaatatgaaccacgtgaggtttactcacctctaattcccgctgcgtcttctaaaagccaaatat encodes the following:
- the LOC133741966 gene encoding uncharacterized protein LOC133741966 gives rise to the protein MDNRSQNLGFAANYSSNIFKILGNSVPVCRSGGDYCTDTILRLNSPGSSISYMSSPKGTKRKWSVIDGSLNQHVRSSLSLGLGHSPSSSDSKGSSATVCTTMSSAKETDEESSMDLELDFSLHLGNEMVPSLKKPATSNLAAPDLQPKVDLELSLSTVLSESAITSVDRSSTSVLSGMEMPPAIGGAQNADEVSTSCHWKSGVAVKPFQTSLNPGAHFLFKPVPNKLDSIPTVPDISSSILTTPNSSVTCTSAITHRQQPHHRSSNSKTCQVEGCGKGARGASGRCISHGGGRRCQRAGCHKGAEGRTVYCKAHGGGRRCEFLGCTKSAEGRTDFCIAHGGGRRCSHDGCTRAARGKSGLCIRHGGGKRCQRENCTKSAEGLSGLCISHGGGRRCQAIGCTKGAQGSTMFCKAHGGGKRCTAPGCTKGAEGSTPYCKGHGGGKRCAFQGGGHCTKSVHGGTNFCVAHGGGKRCAMPECTKSARGRTDYCVRHGGGKRCKFEGCGKSAQGSTDFCKAHGGGKRCSWGHPGSVYGRQAVGPCNSFARGKTGLCALHSGLVQDKRVHGGVTLGPIVQEPKLGKLEKVKEVDEMNVDEAMTIGSIATTVSRSCSDLKHGANSVGQPSVIVPEGRVHGGSLMALLAGGSDTANTNIMGSDSSVPVKSYLMPKNWM